The genomic stretch TGGGCTGGTGGTAAGAAAAATTTATTGAACTCTATTTTAAATAATATTCCTCTTTCTTTTAATAATTATATTGAACCTTTTATAGGTGGAGGGGCATTGTTTTTTGCATTAAATTTAAAAAATTCAATTATTAATGATATAAATTTTCATTTGATTAATTTTTATATGGAAGTTGCCCATAATTTAAATAATTTTTTGTTAAGAATAGAAAAGTATAATAATGCTCCTTTAACTAAGGAGTATTATATTGATATAAGGAATAGTTTTAATAATGCAAATTTAACTAATTTGGAAAAGGCTTGTATTTTTCTTTATTTAAATAAAACTTGTTATAATGGTCTTTACAGAGAAAATGGTAGTGGACAATTTAATACTCCTTTTGGTAAATATAAAAAGATTAATCTTTTTGAAATTGAAAATTTGCGATTAGCTTCTAAACTTTTGCGAGAAGTTAGGGTTTTAAGTTTAGATTTTTTTTGTTTACTTAATTTTATTAAAAAAGATGATTTTGTTTATCTTGATCCACCTTATATACCCTATTCAAAAACAAGTAATTTTACAAGTTATAATAAATATGGATTTGATTTTTCAATGCATGAGAGACTATTACGTTTTTGTGACAAGATAGATAAGAAAGGAGCTAAATTTTTGCTTTCAAATTCTAATACCACATCTAGTCTTGAGCTTTATAAAAATTACAACATTATTTTTGTTGATTCTAAAAGGTTGATTAATGCAAATCCAATTGGACGTGGCAATATAAGAGAAATTTTAGTGAAAAATTTTTAGTAGTATTGCATAATTATTGTAGTGCTTGTTAATAGCCATAAGGTCCTTTAACAAAAAAAATAAGGATTTTATATGTTGTGTCTGTATTGTGAAATTCTTAGGTGTAAGTTTTATTTATGGTGATTATCTCAATTAATGAATAAGAAATATATTGAGTGTTTGGAATTTGAGATAGTTTAGAGATATTTTTGTATAAATTATTTAGGGACTTGTATGATAGGATATGCTTTGTTTTATTTGTTACCACTTTTTCTGTTATTTAATTGTACCTTTAATTATGAGGAATATTCTAATAGGACAGGTGCTGCTAAAGAAGCTCCTACAATACAAATATTAAAAATTAGCTATCATAATATTGTGGGCGGTAAGAAACAAACCATATTGGAAGCTTTAAGTTTTAATTATTTTAATTATTATAAACTTTATAAAGTTGAAAATGGGAGATTTTTGTATCATGCCTTAGAAAATCGAATTTCGGGTAAGTTTAGTAATTTAGAAGGTTCTCATGTTACTAAAGATTTAGATATGAAAGATTCTGTGGAATTGAAGATAGAAGATATGAATAATTATTATCTCATTAATACCAATAGACTTTTATGGCGAGATAATGAGAAAAAGTTATTTTCTCCTCCAAATGAGTTAGTATTTATTAGATTTGATGAGAGTAATATAACAGGAAAGGGTTTTTCGTATTTTTTCAAGAGTAATAATTTTTATTTTTATTCTGGTATTGAAGGGCTTGTGAAGTGAAAAGTTTAATTCTTTGTTTAATTTGTATTTCTTTATTTGGTTATGCACAGAGTAAAAACGGTTTGGATGACTCTTCAAAATTAAAAGAAAAAGACAATTCAAAAAAAAAGAGTGAGTTTACTTTTAGAGCTGATTTTTCTCATGGTATTTTGTCTCCTCTTTATAGAAGGATTATTTTAAAGGGAAATCCTGAGGTGATTTCTTCTGATTTTAAGCTTAGGGCTGATGAGATTGAAATTTATGGGGAAGGGAGTTCTTATATTGAGGCACGTGGTAATGTTTATTATGAAGATTATACTAATAAAATGAATGTGAAATCACAATTTTTATTTGTTAATAGAAAATTAGATAATTTTTATCTTCAAAAAGGTGTTGAACTTGAAGATTTAGAAAATGAACTTGTTGTTAAGGCTGAAAGGATTGAAGGTAGTCGTAAGACAAGTGTTTATATTATGCAGTATTCTGTTAAGATATATAAAGGTGACATTTTTGCACGAGCTGAAAATGGAATTTATAATAAGGAAGAAAAAGAAATTGTTCTTGAGGGTGTTCCCGTTATTTATCAAGATGATAATTATTATTCTGCTTCAAGGATAGTTTTAAATACGGAAACAAAAAAATATAATCTTGAGGGTGATGTTGAAGGTAAATTTACTCAAGTGGAGGAAAATGTTCCTCAACAAGAAAAATAGAATAGAATCAATTAAAGAAAAACTTAGTCTTAATGCTGTTACTGATATTGTTCTTAAGGCAGATAGTATTGTTAAGAAGTATGGAGAGAAAGTAGCTGTTAATGGTGTGACTATTGATGTTCATCGGGGTGAGGTTGTAGGTTTGCTTGGTCCAAATGGTGCAGGAAAAACCACTACATTTTATACTATTGTAGGTTTTATTAAAGCCAATGGTGGGCGTGTTTTAATCAATAATCATGATGTCTCTAAACTTAATATGTATGAGCGAGCACGATTGGGAATTGTTTATTTGCCCCAAGAGCCATCTATTTTTAGGGAACTTACAGTTGAAGATAATATTTTAGTTGCTCTTGAGAGACGAGAAGATTTATCTCAAGCCGAACGTAAAATTGAACTTGTAAATCTTCTTAAAGATTTTGAAATTAAACGAATACAATATCAAAAGGCTTATACACTCTCTGGTGGAGAGAGAAGACGAACTGAGATAGCTAGAGCTTTAGCTGTAAGTCCATATTTTTTGTTGCTTGATGAACCTTTTGCAGGTATTGATCCTATTGCTATTGGAGATATAAAAGATATAATCAGGATTTTAAAGAGTAAGAATATTGGTGTTTTAATTACGGATCATAATGTAAGAGATGCTTTTGATATAATAGATAGAGCTTATATTATTTATCAAGGACAAGTGCTTGATTCGGGGAATGTTGATTATATTATAAATAGTGAGAAGGCTAAAAAACTTTATCTTGGTGAAGAGTTTAGATTATGAAGGTATTGGAGAGAGAACTTTATTATGAATTTGAAGTAGATTCTAGTGTTAAGTTGATTTATACTAAAAAACCTTTTGATTTAGAGATAAAAAATATTAGTAATGATAATTTAAGTTTTATTCCAAAGAATAAAGAAATAAAATATTTAAAGCAATTACATACAAATATTGTTTATGAAGTTGCTGATGATTTTGTTAATTTTCAAAGGGGAGATGGGCTTGTGTCCTCTTCTTTTAATGTTGCTCTTCTTGCTTATTATGCAGATTGTCTTCCTATATATATATTTGACAAATCAAAAAAATATATAGGACTTGCTCATAGTGGGTATAAGGGTAGTTTTCAGCTTATTCTTTTAAAAATGTTATTTAAATTTCAAGATATGGGTTCAAATTTTGAAGATTTGAGAATTATATTTGGACCTTATAACAGAGGATGTTGTTATGAAGTTTCATCAGAATTTGTGTCAAAAATAAATTTACAATTTAGTAAAAAATTGTTGGATATGTCTTTTTGTAAAAAGGATGATAAAATATATTTTGATAATGCTAATTTTAATTTAGGTTTAATTTCTAATTTTAATTTAAAAGTTGAGGATTCAGGTCTTTGTACTTATTGCAATTGTAATCTTTATTCTCATAGAAAATTTAAAGGCAAAAGGAGTTATGCTGTAATTTGGAGAACTTAGTTTGACTGTTAAAGAATTATCATTGCATTTGGATGAAATATTTAAAGTCAATGATCATAAGGATATTGATAAAAGTCTTAATGGACTTCAAGTTGGTAATTTGGAGCTTGAGGTTAAAAAGGTTGCTTTGGCTGTTGATGCAAGTATGGCAACTTTAAGAGAAGTAAAGGGTTATGATTTTTTAATAACTCATCATGGTATTTTTTGGTCAAAATCAGATAAAATTATTGCTGGTATGTATGATAAAGTGAAATGGCTTATTAATAATGATTTGTCGCTTTATTGTGTTCATTTACCAATGGATGCTCATACTATTTATTCTCACAGCAGAGTGTTGTCTGATTTTCTTGGATTTCATAATCCTATTCCCTTTGCAAATTATAAAGGTATTAATTTGGGTATTATTTCTATTGCTGAATTTGGGTTTTCTGAAATTTTAAAAAGGATTGAAGCCCATAATAAACATATTCTTTTTTATAAGAAATTTAAAGAGTACGTATCAAGAGTGGCTATTGTTAGTGGTTCTGGATATTCTTTTTTTGAAGAAGCATTAGAATATGATATTGATTTGTTTATAACTGGAGATACTTCTCATCAGATATATTCTTTGGCTGAAGAGAGGGGTGTAAATTTGATATTTGCTGGTCATTATTTTACCGAAACGTTTGGTTTGTTAAAATTAATGGAATATTTAAAAAATCAACGAGGATTAGAAGTTGATTTTATTTTACAAGATACCAATTTATAAGGATTTAATATGAATATAAATAGAAACAGATTAGTTAGTAATTTGATCTTTATCTCTATTTTAGTTTTTTTTGATCAATGGTCTAAATATTTAGTTGTTACTTATGTTAGGCTTGGAACCGAATATCTATCTTTTTTTGGGGATCTTTTTAAGATAATACATGTAAGAAATACTGGTGTTTTATTTTCATTAGGTTCGAATATTGATTCTAGCTTGAAAAATTTATTTTTTCTTATAATTCCTATTATTATTTTAGTTTTTGTTTTTTCTTTTTCATTAAAAGAAAATAACAAAGTATCGAGGTTTGCTCTTATTTTGATTTTATCTGGTGGTATTGGGAATATTATTGATAGACTTTTTAGGCCTTTGGGTGTTGTGGATTTTTTGGATGTGAAGTTTTTTGGTATTTTTGGACTTCAGAGATGGCCAACCTTTAATTTTGCAGACAGTTATGTTGTTGTTGGGATGATCGTGTTTATAATTTATGATTTATTTACTAAAGATAAAAGTACTAATTTATGAATTTTTTATATTTTGTTTTATGTTCATTAATTAATTTATCTTTAATGTTTTTTATTTTTTTTCTTGAATTTCTTTTTGTTTCAAGATTGAATATTATAGTTTCTCCTATTTTTCAGTATGTTTTAATTATTGTGATGATTTTTATTTCAATTGCAATAAGCTATTTTTTGTCAAGTGTTATTTTTAGGAATATTATTTCTAAGTTTTTTGATCTGGATTAATAGGAGAAGATTTTGTGAGTTTGCGGATTTTGGTTTCTGGAGAGATTGTAGGTAAGCCTGGCGTTTTTGTGGTAAAAAATTTTTTACATTCTTTTAAACAAAAAAATAAAATTGATTTTGTTATATCTGGCAATAATTTTACTACAGGATTTAGAGGATTATGTAAGAGACATGCATTTTTGTTAAAGAAATATGGTGTTGATGTTTTAACTTTAGGAGAAAATGCATTTGTAAGGGCTGGGCTTAGTGACGAACTTGATAGGTATAATTTTATTTTAAAACCTTTAAATTGCCCTGCTAGGTTAAAAGGTTATTCTTATTTTATTTATAATATAAATGGAATTAAACTTGCTGTGCTAAGACTTGTGGGACAGACAGGAATTACGAAATATAATTTTAATAATCCTTTTCTTACTTTTGATTATTTTTATGAAAGAATTAAGTCAATTACCAATAATATAATCGTACTTTTTGATTCTAATACCACAGCTGAAGTTAATGCTATGTTTTTTTATCTCAAATCTAGAGTTAGTGCTTGTTTGGGTATTGGTAAGAGAATATTAACAGCAGATCTTAGAATTTTTGATAATACCGCAGTTATTACCGATCTTGGTAGAGTTGGAAGTTTAGATAGTGTTGTTGGATATTCTACTGTATTTGAAATAGATAAATTTTTAAAAGGTTTTTTAAATAATAAATTTACTGAATCGTGGGATGGGCTTGGTTTTAATGGCATTATAGTTGATATTGATGATGGTAAAGCTGTGTTTGTTGAGGCTATAAGGGAATATATTGATTTTGACAGTAGTATTGCAAATAGTACTGATATTTAGGTGTTACTTTAATTTTTAAGTGTTTTTTACATAAATTTTATTTGGTTGGGAGGTAATAATGTATAGCTATCTTGTGGAAGGTGGTTTTAAAATAGGTGGAAAAATAACGGCGAGTGGAAATAAAAATGCGGCTTTACCTTGCATGATAGCAGCATTGCTTACAGATGAAGAAGTGATTTTAGAAAATGTTCCAAATATTAGAGATGTAGAGGTTATTTTAAAAATTTTAGAAGACATAGGCGTTGATGTTGTAAGGGATGGTAATATCCTTAAAATTAAGGCCTTAAATATTGCGAAAACAGAAATAGATTCTTCTTTAACGGATTTAATTCGAGCTTCAATTTTATTTGTAGGACCTATGCTTGCTAGGTGTGGGCGAATTGATATTGCTCCTCCGGGTGGAGATGTTATTGGTAAAAGGCGTCTTGATACTCATTTTTATGGTCTTGGTAAGCTTGGTGCTAAGTTGATAGAGAATGAACGTATTGTTTTAGAGGTAGATAATTTAATTGGTGCTGAGATGTTTTTGGATGAGGCATCAGTTACGGCTACTGAGAATATTATTATGGCTTCTGTTCTTGCTTTTGGAGAAACTGTGATAATGAATGCTGCATGTGAACCACATGTGCAAGATTTGTGTAATATGTTGAATTTGATGGGAGCTGACATTTCTGGAATTGGTTCTAATTTGCTTAAAATAAGAGGTGTTAAGAAATTAAGAGGGGCTAAATTTATGATAGGTGCTGATTTTATGCAGATAGGTTCATTAATTAGTCTTGCTGCATTAACGGGAGGTGAGCTTGAAATTAATAAGGCTGATCCTGGTAATTTTATTTTAATAAAGCATGTATATTCAAAACTTGGTATTGATTTTGAATATGATAATGAAAATATATATGTTAAAGAAAAACAGTATTTAAAAGTAAGGTTGGATTTTGGAGGACATATTCCTAAAATTGATGATGGTCCTTGGCCATCTTTCCCAACAGATCTTATGAGTATTATGATAGTAACTGCGACTCAAGTTCAAGGGACTGTGCTTATTTTTGAAAAAATGTTTGAATCAAGGATGTTTTTTGTAGATAAACTTATTAAAATGGGAGCTCAAATTGTTCTTTGTGATCCTCATCGTGTGGTAGTTACAGGGAAAACTATTCTTAAGGGAAGTGATGTATCTTCTCCTGATGTTAGAGCAGGTATGTCTTTGCTTATTGCAGCTCTTTGTGCTGAGGGTAAGAGTCGTATTCATAATATTTATCAAATTGAGAGGGGATATGAAGATGTTGTTTCTAAGTTGAGCTTTCTTGGTGCAAGAATTAAAAGAGTAAGAGATGAATAAAGACTTCATTTTATATATTTAAATTTTGCTTATAAATTGATTTTTATCTTTTAAATAATTTTTAGTTATCATTATGATATTAAATTATTTTTAACAATTGTGATGTGTTGCTTTTGTATGAAAAAATTTTTTATGGGTTGTATAATTTATTTTATTAATTTTATAAGGTAAGATATAGATATTTAATTTCATAAAATTAATAATTTGCCAGTATAATAGGATAAAAGGTATTTTTTATGTCAACAAGTAAAACAAAAATTAGAAAATTAATATTAGAAGGTAATTTGTACTTAGTATTTTTGTTTATAAGTTTTCCTATTATGGTAACCAATCTTCTTCAGTCTTGTTATGAACTTGTAGATATGTTTTATGTTGGGAAACTTGGTGCTATGCCTCTTGCAGCATTGTCTCTTACTGGTCCTATTAATTTCCTTATTATGGTTTTTGCCATGGGAATGGCTACAGGAAGTGTGTCATTAATGTCTAGATCTATTGGAGAGAAGACCTTTTCTAAATTTTCAAAATATGCTGGTCAGTTAATTTTTTTAAATTTTATATTTTCTTTATTTGTTGCAATTTTAATTTTTATATTTATAGATTCTATTTTAGAACTTGTGGGTGTAAGGGGTGAGCTTAAAGAACTTACAAGGTCGTATTTTTATGTTATAGTTTATGGAATACCCGTTATGTTTCTCAGTATTTCCGTTGTGTATATATTGAATTCTCAAGGAGAAACTGTTGTTGCGATGTTTTTGATTTTAGTCGCAAATATTATTAATTTTTTTCTTAACCCAATCTTAATGTTTACTTTGGGTTTAGGTATTGCTGGTGCTGCTTGGTCTACGCTTTTATCTAAATTAATTACAGTTTTGTCCTATCTTTTTTTTACATATAGATTAAATTGTGGACTTAAAGTGCATTTTAAAGATATTATTCCAGATATTAATGTAATAAGAAAAATTATTAGTTTGGGATTGCCGGCAGCTTTTGGTCAAGTTATGGCCTCTTTATCTTTTTTGATTTTTAATCATATTGTAATTCAAATTAGTTCCAAATTTTTAGCTGCTTATGGCATGGTAAATAATATTATTTCTTTTTTACTTCTTCCTGGAATGAGTATTGGTACTGGAATTATTTCAATTGTTGGACAAAATCTTGGTGCAAAAAATATAATGAGAGTAGGAGATATTTTAAAAAAAGGATTTTTTGTTACTCTAGTAATAATGCTTACCGTTGCATCTTTTATCATGTCTTTTAAAGATGTTATAATAGCTCTTTTTACATCTGATTTAGAAGTTATTAAGTATGCTAATGGTTATTTATCATTGGCAGTTATTGGAACTGTTGGATTTGGTTTGCAACAAGTTTTTTTAGGTGTATTAGTAGGTTCAGGGCTGACAAAGCTGGTTATGATTGTTGTTTGTATTCGTCTCTGGATTATTCGTTTACCAACTGTTTTTATATTGCAATATTTTGGAATTGTGGAAGATTCATTAGGTTATGCTTTTATAATTTCAAACTATTTGGCTTTAATTATTTTATTATTTGTAACTTTAACTAGATATGGACAGATATGCAATAAGAGTAATATGTGAAGTTGTATCGTTGTTTTTGTGAGGCAGTATTTTATACATACTTTTATTTAATTGAATATTCATAAAAGTGATCTTTTGAATATTAATC from Borrelia duttonii Ly encodes the following:
- a CDS encoding DNA adenine methylase yields the protein MSVVIRPILKWAGGKKNLLNSILNNIPLSFNNYIEPFIGGGALFFALNLKNSIINDINFHLINFYMEVAHNLNNFLLRIEKYNNAPLTKEYYIDIRNSFNNANLTNLEKACIFLYLNKTCYNGLYRENGSGQFNTPFGKYKKINLFEIENLRLASKLLREVRVLSLDFFCLLNFIKKDDFVYLDPPYIPYSKTSNFTSYNKYGFDFSMHERLLRFCDKIDKKGAKFLLSNSNTTSSLELYKNYNIIFVDSKRLINANPIGRGNIREILVKNF
- a CDS encoding LptA/OstA family protein encodes the protein MDDSSKLKEKDNSKKKSEFTFRADFSHGILSPLYRRIILKGNPEVISSDFKLRADEIEIYGEGSSYIEARGNVYYEDYTNKMNVKSQFLFVNRKLDNFYLQKGVELEDLENELVVKAERIEGSRKTSVYIMQYSVKIYKGDIFARAENGIYNKEEKEIVLEGVPVIYQDDNYYSASRIVLNTETKKYNLEGDVEGKFTQVEENVPQQEK
- the lptB gene encoding LPS export ABC transporter ATP-binding protein, with the translated sequence MFLNKKNRIESIKEKLSLNAVTDIVLKADSIVKKYGEKVAVNGVTIDVHRGEVVGLLGPNGAGKTTTFYTIVGFIKANGGRVLINNHDVSKLNMYERARLGIVYLPQEPSIFRELTVEDNILVALERREDLSQAERKIELVNLLKDFEIKRIQYQKAYTLSGGERRRTEIARALAVSPYFLLLDEPFAGIDPIAIGDIKDIIRILKSKNIGVLITDHNVRDAFDIIDRAYIIYQGQVLDSGNVDYIINSEKAKKLYLGEEFRL
- the pgeF gene encoding peptidoglycan editing factor PgeF is translated as MKVLERELYYEFEVDSSVKLIYTKKPFDLEIKNISNDNLSFIPKNKEIKYLKQLHTNIVYEVADDFVNFQRGDGLVSSSFNVALLAYYADCLPIYIFDKSKKYIGLAHSGYKGSFQLILLKMLFKFQDMGSNFEDLRIIFGPYNRGCCYEVSSEFVSKINLQFSKKLLDMSFCKKDDKIYFDNANFNLGLISNFNLKVEDSGLCTYCNCNLYSHRKFKGKRSYAVIWRT
- a CDS encoding Nif3-like dinuclear metal center hexameric protein; this encodes MTVKELSLHLDEIFKVNDHKDIDKSLNGLQVGNLELEVKKVALAVDASMATLREVKGYDFLITHHGIFWSKSDKIIAGMYDKVKWLINNDLSLYCVHLPMDAHTIYSHSRVLSDFLGFHNPIPFANYKGINLGIISIAEFGFSEILKRIEAHNKHILFYKKFKEYVSRVAIVSGSGYSFFEEALEYDIDLFITGDTSHQIYSLAEERGVNLIFAGHYFTETFGLLKLMEYLKNQRGLEVDFILQDTNL
- the lspA gene encoding signal peptidase II; amino-acid sequence: MNINRNRLVSNLIFISILVFFDQWSKYLVVTYVRLGTEYLSFFGDLFKIIHVRNTGVLFSLGSNIDSSLKNLFFLIIPIIILVFVFSFSLKENNKVSRFALILILSGGIGNIIDRLFRPLGVVDFLDVKFFGIFGLQRWPTFNFADSYVVVGMIVFIIYDLFTKDKSTNL
- a CDS encoding YmdB family metallophosphoesterase, coding for MSLRILVSGEIVGKPGVFVVKNFLHSFKQKNKIDFVISGNNFTTGFRGLCKRHAFLLKKYGVDVLTLGENAFVRAGLSDELDRYNFILKPLNCPARLKGYSYFIYNINGIKLAVLRLVGQTGITKYNFNNPFLTFDYFYERIKSITNNIIVLFDSNTTAEVNAMFFYLKSRVSACLGIGKRILTADLRIFDNTAVITDLGRVGSLDSVVGYSTVFEIDKFLKGFLNNKFTESWDGLGFNGIIVDIDDGKAVFVEAIREYIDFDSSIANSTDI
- the murA gene encoding UDP-N-acetylglucosamine 1-carboxyvinyltransferase, whose amino-acid sequence is MYSYLVEGGFKIGGKITASGNKNAALPCMIAALLTDEEVILENVPNIRDVEVILKILEDIGVDVVRDGNILKIKALNIAKTEIDSSLTDLIRASILFVGPMLARCGRIDIAPPGGDVIGKRRLDTHFYGLGKLGAKLIENERIVLEVDNLIGAEMFLDEASVTATENIIMASVLAFGETVIMNAACEPHVQDLCNMLNLMGADISGIGSNLLKIRGVKKLRGAKFMIGADFMQIGSLISLAALTGGELEINKADPGNFILIKHVYSKLGIDFEYDNENIYVKEKQYLKVRLDFGGHIPKIDDGPWPSFPTDLMSIMIVTATQVQGTVLIFEKMFESRMFFVDKLIKMGAQIVLCDPHRVVVTGKTILKGSDVSSPDVRAGMSLLIAALCAEGKSRIHNIYQIERGYEDVVSKLSFLGARIKRVRDE
- a CDS encoding MATE family efflux transporter, with protein sequence MSTSKTKIRKLILEGNLYLVFLFISFPIMVTNLLQSCYELVDMFYVGKLGAMPLAALSLTGPINFLIMVFAMGMATGSVSLMSRSIGEKTFSKFSKYAGQLIFLNFIFSLFVAILIFIFIDSILELVGVRGELKELTRSYFYVIVYGIPVMFLSISVVYILNSQGETVVAMFLILVANIINFFLNPILMFTLGLGIAGAAWSTLLSKLITVLSYLFFTYRLNCGLKVHFKDIIPDINVIRKIISLGLPAAFGQVMASLSFLIFNHIVIQISSKFLAAYGMVNNIISFLLLPGMSIGTGIISIVGQNLGAKNIMRVGDILKKGFFVTLVIMLTVASFIMSFKDVIIALFTSDLEVIKYANGYLSLAVIGTVGFGLQQVFLGVLVGSGLTKLVMIVVCIRLWIIRLPTVFILQYFGIVEDSLGYAFIISNYLALIILLFVTLTRYGQICNKSNM